GCATAAATTATAAAAATTTTTCGCGGCACTCTGTGATTTTCACGGGGTGTCGTTTTTTGTTGCTGCTATATTTTAACGAGCTATTATTACACTAAAAAATTTTGCTATTAAATAATTTATTTTGCCAGCCCGAAAAAATAATAATCTCAATCTCGCAATAACGGGTATAATGTAAAACAATATAATATATTATTTATCTTAATACGTGAAAGGAGTTGTTATTTTGCCGCGCTATGTATGTATTCACGGACATTTTTATCAGCCGCCGAGAGAAAATCCCTGGCTCGAAACCGTAGAAATTCAAGAAAGCGCATCACCGTGGCACGACTGGAACGCCCGAATCTCCGCCGAGTGTTACAGCCGGAACTCAGCATCAAGAATCTTAAATCAACAAGGTGATATTATCAGAATTTGCAATAACTACGCCCATATGAGTTTTAATATCGGCCCGACTCTCTTAACATGGCTCGAAGAAAATGACCCGCTATGTTATCAAGGTATTCTCGACGCAGATAAAGAAGGCACTAAAAGATTTTCAGGACACGGCCCGGCTATGGCACAAGTTTATAATCATATAATTATGCCTCTTGCTTCAAGACGCGATAAAGAGACTCAAGTAAAATGGGGTATTGCTGACTTCAGAAAACGCTTTAAACGAATGCCCGAAGGAATGTGGCTCGCTGAATGTGCAGTAGATACTGAAACATTAGAAGTCTTAGCAGAAAACGGAATATTATTCACTGTTCTATCACCTTGGCAGGCTCAATCAGTCAGGACTATAGGCTGGGGAGGCTGGAGAGATGTCAGCGGCGCAAAAATTGACACGAAATGTGCTTATAAATGCAATTTGCCTTCAGGCCGGAGTATAGCAATATTCTTTTATGACGGCGTATTATCTCAAAAAATTGCGTTCGGCGGGCTGCTCGATGACGGCGGAGTCTTTGCACGGGAATTAATTAATGCTCATACGGAGTCAGGAGTCCCCGTTTTGTCCCATGTAGCAACGGACGGCGAATCATATGGACATCATCACAAACATGGTGATATGGCACTTGCTTATTGTCTTAACGCGCTAGATAACTCAACTGAAGCAAGACTCACAGTTTACGGTGAATTCTTATCATTTTATCCGCCCGAATCTGAAGTAAAAATTATAGAAAACTCTTCATGGAGCTGTGCACACGGAGTCGAACGCTGGCGGAGTAACTGCTCATGCGGTACAGAAAATAACTGCTCGCACGAATGGAGAAAGCCGCTCAGGGACGCAATGAACTTTTTACGCGACGAACTTGCGAAATTATACGAATCAAGCGATTTATTAATTGACCCATGGAACGCTAGAAATCGATATATTGACGTGATTCTTGACAGGAGGCCGGAAAATATTGACTCATTCTTAAAGGATAATACAGATCATAAATTAACTCATGACGAAAGAGTCAAAGTTTTATCGCTGCTCGAAATGCAAAGAAATTCGCTCTTAATGTTCACTTCATGCGGGTGGTTCTTTGATGAGATCTCAAGACTTGAGCCTGTACAAATTATGCGTTATGCAGCACGTGCTATAGAACTCGCTAAAAAATTATTTGACGTGGATTTAGAGCCTGAATACTTGAAAATTTTAGCTCAAGCACCCAGCAATATCCCGGAATTACAGGACGGCGCGAAAATTTACGAGCTGCGGGCAAAACAAGGCCGGGCAGATTTAAAGCAAATGGCCGCATATTTCGGGATTAATTCTTTATTGAGCGATTATAATTCTGAATTCTCAGAAGGCTGCTGGGACATGTCAGGAAATGCTGAAAGACTCGGAGAAGGCACGGCGGAATTTTCTGCGGGGACTGTTCACGTTAAATCACATATTACAGAAGTTGAAGGCGATTATATTTTTGCGGTAAAGAAAAATCACCCTCAGAAAGAAACGAGCCTAATATCTTGCGGAATCTGTAAGGCTGACTCAAACTCTCAAGTCAACCCGCATGAACTCAAGGCACTTTTTGACAGCCCTGACCGTGAAAAATTATTATTTGATAAATTCGGCTATGATCAATTTACGTTAAATAATATTCCCTCGAATGCAAGACACAGAGTAATTAACGAGCTATTACAGCAGGATATTGACAAGCTCGAACAAAGCATACACGGAATAGTGAACGATTATGATCAATTGCTTGAATATTTGACTCTCTTAGGAACTAAACCGCCGGCAATTATTACGACAGCTACAGAATTTACTTTGACGGCCGAAATCGTGAAAAAACTTGAGAGCCACGCCCCCGATGTTGACGGAATAAGACGGGATTTTGAGCTCGCTGCATTCTGGCAAATTAACCCCGACGAGGAACAAATTAGATTCGCATTCTCTGATTGTATAAATAGTATTCTGTCTGAAAGCTGTGCTACAGGTTTTGACGTTGAGACTCTGGAAGATTTGAACGGGCTTATAAAGTTATTCAGCGAAAAATTTGACTGGCATTTGAGTTTATATGACGCTCAAAATCTTTATTATGAATTACTCAAGCAGCAAAGGCCGATTATTAAGACTCAGCCCGAACCCTTACGCAATGCACTCTACGAACTTGGCCGGAGCTTAAGATTCTCGGATGAGTTTTTGAAGTATATCAAGCAATAAAATTTTCAAGCTCTCTGTGTTGTGCAGGGAGCTTTATAATAAATCCTTACCGCTGGAACCATTCGCGCTTACTGATAAAGCCTAGACGACTAAATTTTTCAAGACATGCCGCCCAGTTTTCCATAGGAATCCCCCTGTATATAAGTTCGTGGCCGTTGATCGTAAATATAACGCTCGCTATATTCCGAATATTTTTATTGCGCAATTTTCTCTCATAGACTGAAGGATATTCAAATAATATTACCGTCGGCACATTCTCAATTACATCAAGTTTTGAAACTCTATAGCCCGACATTCTTGTGCTTTCAAGATAAAAGCGGCCGCCCTTGTCATCGTAAAGCATTCCCGCAGAAGTATCTATAACTGTATCTATCTTTGACGTTACCATGAAAAACACGTGAATATTTCCGTCATCGTTATAAATATATGAGCCTAGATACTGAATTCTTAAGCCGTCATCAAATTTCACGTCAAATTGATTAATTTTTTCACGTTCACTAAGCAGAGACTCCAAACTAGAATCAGACTCAGAGTCAGACTCGAATAAAGCAAATGAACTCCCGCAAGATAATAATAATATAATAATTACAGTCAAAAATTTTTTCATGTGATAAATTTTCCTCCCAGTTTATAAATATTTCAGCTAATACTAGCAAAAAATTTTATTTAATGCCCGCAGCACGTTTTATATCTTCCCATTCGCGCCAGTTCTGAACCTGAATATTTCTCAATTCGTGCCACTGTCCGTTAAAATTAAAGCTCACTCGTGCAATTACCGGCATAAATTCAGACTCCGAACGAGGCATATTTATATAACACTCGGCCTTAATGGGAACATCTGCTATTATCTCACGCATTCGAGTCTCTTCACGCCCTATCAGCCATTTTGAATCAATAAATTTATTGCCCTTGTCGTCAAAAATTTCTGAGTTATCGGCCCTGAAAATCATATCTTCTTTTGAGTAAACTATAAAGCAAAACACTATAGAGTCCTGACTCCTGAATGCTCCTTTGAAACTCACGCGCAAAATTTTGTCATAATTACTAAATTCGAACCGGTTATAATAATATTCATCAGCCTGTGTGATTGAGCATAGACTCACGAGAATTATAATCAGCACAAAAAATTTTTTCATACTATTTATTAGCCCTCCTTACTGTGTGAAATTATATATTAAATATTTTGCAGGTTATCAAGACTCTTAGCAAACCCGCCCGCCGATTATGTAAAAATTTGCGGTTTATTAAGCCCGCCCAGTAATATTATTTTCTTAGCAAGTCCGCCCGTAATTAACAAGTCCGTCCGCTGCTTTCATGTAAAAATTTTGCGATTTATCAAGCCCGCCTCGTAATATTATTTTCTTAACAAGCCCGCCCATATTTAACAAGTTCCCCCGCTGCTTTCATGAAAATTTTGCGATTTAACAAGCCCGCCCGTATATAAATTTTTTATCATGATTAAATTACTTCACGCGCTATATTATAATAATAAATATTTTTGTGAAGGAGTAAATATAAAATTGTTCTCGATAAATTTCAAGAAAATACGTGATTATCTCGCAAAATTCATTAAGCCTTCTCTATATTTGAGCGGACTTAGCGACGTTATAAAGCTCTGGCAGGGGTCAGACACTAAGGAACGGGGTATATTATTATTAACTTTTTCGCCGATGTTCTTATGTCTGGGCGGGTTCGTGTTCGCTATTATACATTTTGTATTATTCATATTGCCGTCATTCTTGTTTAGTTTATTAGGCTGGGGATTATTAAGCACTATATTCGGCTACGGTGGCAAGTATTTATACAAGCATTTAACGGGTCATGAAATCAAAGCGAGCGGCAAAATCGACCCCGATATTATTGACGTGCAGTATAAAGAAGAAATTATCACAGTGAATGACGATGAGGACTCAGACGACGACGAAGAAATTATCATAGAAGACAAGCCCAAGACTAAACGCAAAAAAAATGTCCAGTGATAAATTAATTCGATTCAGCATTACCGTGCCGGAAAATTTATTAAACGAGTTCGAGTCAAATTATTACGCTGAAAATATGCCGAATCGTTCTGAATCAGTCAGAAATTTAATGCGGGCTTATATATCGTCCGAACGCTGGAAGGCAAATAACAAAGAAATTTGCGCAGTGATTACTATAATTTACGATCATCATATTAACGAATTGACCGGAAAATTAACGGCTGCTCAACACGATAACGGATCTGTCATAATTTGCGCGACTCATGTGCATTTGAATCACGATTCCTGCCTTGAGTGCATAATCACAAAGGGACTCGCAAGTGAGATACAAAAATTTATTGACTCGCTTAAACATATTCGGGGCATTAAGAGCCTAAATTTTAATATTTCAACGGAGATATAATAAATGCGTTACTTCATAGGCGTTGATTTAGGAACATCGAGCGTTAAATCTCTATTAATGAACGAAACCGGCCAAGTACTGGGCATTTCTTCACGCGAATATGACATAATCAAGCAAAAATCTTCATGGGCAGAACAGGACATTAATTTATTATGGCAGAAGACAAGCGAGACTCTTTCTGAACTTGCTAATAAATTTAACTCAATCAAGCATAATATAACCGGCCTGAGTTTTTCCGGACAAATGCACGGATTAATAGCTCTTGACAAAAATTTAATCCCCGTAAGAAATGCTATTATCTGGGCAGATCAACGTTCAAAAGAGTCCATAAATTTTATTGAGAGAGTCATTCCTGATTACCGCGAAATTATATTTAACTCACTGAGCACGGGATTTCTTGCTGCGTCTTTAATATGGCTTCGAGACAACGAACCGGAAAATTACGAGAAAATTAATTATATAATGCTCCCTAAGGATTATATAAGATTCAAGATCTGCGGCGAACTCGGTACGGAAATTTCTGACGCTTCAGGGACGGGTTTATTTGACACTGCAAAACGTGAATGGGCATTTGACATCATAAAAAAATTGAATCTCGACTCAAAAATTTTCGTGCCCTGCAAAAATTCATGGGATATAGCCGGAGAATTAAATAAAGAATGCGCGGATTTGACCGGACTCCCTGAAAAAATCGCGATAATTTACGGCGGAGGTGATACACTCGTTCAGGCAATAGGCAACGGGTTAATAAATAGTTCGCTTATATCAAACATAGGCACGGCGAGTCAATTATTATGCGCAGTGAACAGGCCTTTACACGATAAAAATTTTCGCACGAACACTTTTTGTCATGCAGTACCAAATAAATGGCTCTTAATGGGTGCGAACTTAACCGGCGGAGCAGCTTTAAAGTGGCTGAGAAATATTTTAAGCATTCCCGACTATGAAACAATGACTAATTTAGCACTAGAATCAGAACCGGGCGCAAAATATTTATTATTTCTGCCATATCTAAACGGTGAAAGAACTCCATATAATGACCCTAATGCGCGGGGTATTTTTTTCGGGCTGAACATGAATCACGGACAAAAGGAATTTATACGCGCTGTAATGGAAGGTATAATTTTTGCACAAAGGCAGACTCTCGAAATTTTTGCGGAAATGGGATTAAATTTTTCGCGTGTGATCTCGTCAGGAGGCGGAGCAAAGAGTGCGGCATTTCGTGAAATAATTGCTAACGTCCTAAATTGTGAAGTAATCACAAATAAAATTCATGAACAGGGCTGTATAGGCGCGGCAATTTTAGCAGCAACAGGCACGGGGACATTCAAGACAATTAATGAGGCCTGCGAAAATATTATAAAATTTGACGATTCTATAACATTCCCAGACCCCGAAAAAATTAATATTTACGACGAAATTTTTACGCGTTACAAGAAAATTTATCCGGCAAATAAAAATTTATTTCCGCCAATCATCACGCATTAATTGAGCCTTACTGCATGGGCCGTCGTCAAATAAATCAACGGGCTTTTTTTCGCGCTGTAATGCGTCTGCTAACTTTATGAATCTTTCTGCGGCAACTTTCGGACTCCATTCTTCTGAAATAGTCTTATATGCTGCCCTGCCTAGTTCTGAAATTTTTGCGGGATTCGACAAGAGAGTTATTACTTTGTCCGTTAAGTCGTCAATATCTTTATCGCGGAAAATTAAGCCATTTTTGCCGTCTCGCATTAAATAGGGAACTGCGCCGATTTTTTCGCCGGCAACAACAGCACACGCAGAATTCATTGACTCATTTAGCACACAGCCCCAGCCTTCACCGGAGTCAGACGTGAATAAATATATTTGCGAACGTTCCATATATTCGCGTATTTTGTCAGTGTGCATTGCAGGGAGAAGCTCTACACAGTCATTGAGATTATACGAGTTTACGAGATTTGAAAGAGTTTCGCTCATTTCGCCAGAGCCTATAACTCTCAGCTTGAAAGGAATTTGACGAGACTTTAAATTTTTTGCTAGTTCAATTGCTAAATCCGGGTGCTTCCAGTTAATAGCTCTCCCAGCCCATAAAATAGAGTTTGATTCTTTACGTGAAATTAATTCGTCAACGTCATTATAATATCTTGTCTCAGGAAAATAGCCCCATTTGTATGCTTTATTTGCGTAATAACCGAGCTTGTAAAAATCCATTGAAGCAAATGCACTCGCACAAAGTAAATAAATTTGTCCGTTTTCAGGGCGTGCGTGAGAACCTTTATATTTACGGCGCATGACATGTCTCTTTAACGGAGAAAAACGCGACGCAAATATACTTGCCATTTTCCCAAGTGCATTCGGTCCCATTCCGCTGCTTTTGCTTTTAAAGAGTCTTTCTGCGTATTCAAATAATATTTTGCCGGATCTAATTCTCTGCTCGATTATGTCCCATGATAAATATGCTATTCCGATTACATAGTCAGATTCAAGAATTAATTTTTTTGCAAGCTGCATATTTTCTTGACTCTCGTAGGCTCGAATAACGAACGGCATTTGATTCAAGTCGTCTATACCCATCGCAAGAAATCCCTTGCCGAAAGGTTTTGTAACAATCACTCTATAGTCATCGCCGAAAAATTTTATAAACTCCCGCGCTAATGATAATTGATAATGACTCAACATATTTGTTAAGAATACAAGTTTCATTAAATCACGTTCCTTTCTTAAATATAAATATCAGCAAAAAAAAAATTCCCCCTGAACATTTTATCAGAGGGACGAATAAATTTCTTTACTCTAGGCCATATTCACGCAATAACTGCCTGTAACGCTTCTCAACTTCATCAACTCTAGGCTCTTGACGTTTAGGAGGCTGCGGAGT
This genomic window from Synergistaceae bacterium contains:
- a CDS encoding DUF3536 domain-containing protein, producing MPRYVCIHGHFYQPPRENPWLETVEIQESASPWHDWNARISAECYSRNSASRILNQQGDIIRICNNYAHMSFNIGPTLLTWLEENDPLCYQGILDADKEGTKRFSGHGPAMAQVYNHIIMPLASRRDKETQVKWGIADFRKRFKRMPEGMWLAECAVDTETLEVLAENGILFTVLSPWQAQSVRTIGWGGWRDVSGAKIDTKCAYKCNLPSGRSIAIFFYDGVLSQKIAFGGLLDDGGVFARELINAHTESGVPVLSHVATDGESYGHHHKHGDMALAYCLNALDNSTEARLTVYGEFLSFYPPESEVKIIENSSWSCAHGVERWRSNCSCGTENNCSHEWRKPLRDAMNFLRDELAKLYESSDLLIDPWNARNRYIDVILDRRPENIDSFLKDNTDHKLTHDERVKVLSLLEMQRNSLLMFTSCGWFFDEISRLEPVQIMRYAARAIELAKKLFDVDLEPEYLKILAQAPSNIPELQDGAKIYELRAKQGRADLKQMAAYFGINSLLSDYNSEFSEGCWDMSGNAERLGEGTAEFSAGTVHVKSHITEVEGDYIFAVKKNHPQKETSLISCGICKADSNSQVNPHELKALFDSPDREKLLFDKFGYDQFTLNNIPSNARHRVINELLQQDIDKLEQSIHGIVNDYDQLLEYLTLLGTKPPAIITTATEFTLTAEIVKKLESHAPDVDGIRRDFELAAFWQINPDEEQIRFAFSDCINSILSESCATGFDVETLEDLNGLIKLFSEKFDWHLSLYDAQNLYYELLKQQRPIIKTQPEPLRNALYELGRSLRFSDEFLKYIKQ
- the nikR gene encoding nickel-responsive transcriptional regulator NikR encodes the protein MSSDKLIRFSITVPENLLNEFESNYYAENMPNRSESVRNLMRAYISSERWKANNKEICAVITIIYDHHINELTGKLTAAQHDNGSVIICATHVHLNHDSCLECIITKGLASEIQKFIDSLKHIRGIKSLNFNISTEI
- the xylB gene encoding xylulokinase — encoded protein: MRYFIGVDLGTSSVKSLLMNETGQVLGISSREYDIIKQKSSWAEQDINLLWQKTSETLSELANKFNSIKHNITGLSFSGQMHGLIALDKNLIPVRNAIIWADQRSKESINFIERVIPDYREIIFNSLSTGFLAASLIWLRDNEPENYEKINYIMLPKDYIRFKICGELGTEISDASGTGLFDTAKREWAFDIIKKLNLDSKIFVPCKNSWDIAGELNKECADLTGLPEKIAIIYGGGDTLVQAIGNGLINSSLISNIGTASQLLCAVNRPLHDKNFRTNTFCHAVPNKWLLMGANLTGGAALKWLRNILSIPDYETMTNLALESEPGAKYLLFLPYLNGERTPYNDPNARGIFFGLNMNHGQKEFIRAVMEGIIFAQRQTLEIFAEMGLNFSRVISSGGGAKSAAFREIIANVLNCEVITNKIHEQGCIGAAILAATGTGTFKTINEACENIIKFDDSITFPDPEKINIYDEIFTRYKKIYPANKNLFPPIITH
- a CDS encoding glycosyltransferase encodes the protein MKLVFLTNMLSHYQLSLAREFIKFFGDDYRVIVTKPFGKGFLAMGIDDLNQMPFVIRAYESQENMQLAKKLILESDYVIGIAYLSWDIIEQRIRSGKILFEYAERLFKSKSSGMGPNALGKMASIFASRFSPLKRHVMRRKYKGSHARPENGQIYLLCASAFASMDFYKLGYYANKAYKWGYFPETRYYNDVDELISRKESNSILWAGRAINWKHPDLAIELAKNLKSRQIPFKLRVIGSGEMSETLSNLVNSYNLNDCVELLPAMHTDKIREYMERSQIYLFTSDSGEGWGCVLNESMNSACAVVAGEKIGAVPYLMRDGKNGLIFRDKDIDDLTDKVITLLSNPAKISELGRAAYKTISEEWSPKVAAERFIKLADALQREKKPVDLFDDGPCSKAQLMRDDWRK